One genomic segment of Vespa velutina chromosome 10, iVesVel2.1, whole genome shotgun sequence includes these proteins:
- the LOC124952321 gene encoding acyl-CoA Delta-9 desaturase-like isoform X3, with translation MAPNIISSPIGILFKGEKIDDQSVEINKEKEIYKRTIIWRNVAIFSVLHIGAVYGAYLALTSAKLLTTLFSILLSMWSGIGITAGAHRLWAHRSYKAKWQLRLILIIFNTIAFQDAAIDWARDHRVHHKYSETDADPHNAKRGFFFSHVGWLLLRKHPDVKQKGKGIDMSDLKSDPIIAFQKKYYFILMPLMCFFLPSIIPMYCWNETFLNSYFIPVVFRYVFTLNTTWLVNSAAHLFGNKPYDKYINPSENKGVAMMALGEGWHNYHHVFPWDYKTSELGNYRYNITTAFIDFFAKIGWAYDLKSVSKDMVKSRVLKSGDGTHDVWGWGDKDQTQEEKQHAIVTYSSTKDQ, from the exons ATGGCACCGAATATTATAAGTAGCCCTATTGGAATTCTATTCaaaggagaaaagatagaTGATCAATCAGTCGAaataaacaaggaaaaagaaatatataaaaggactATAATTTGGAGAAATGTTGCGATATTTAGCGTTTTACATATCGGTGCTGTCTACGGTGCCTATCTTGCACTCACATCTGCTAAATTGTTAACAACGCTTTTCA gTATCTTACTTAGCATGTGGTCGGGTATTGGTATCACAGCAGGAGCTCACAGATTATGGGCGCACAGATCCTACAAAGCAAAGTGGCAACTTcgattaattcttattatattcaacACTATAGCCTTTCAG GATGCGGCTATCGATTGGGCAAGGGACCACAGGGTTCATCATAAATATAGCGAAACTGATGCGGATCCACATAACGCAAAAAGAggattcttcttctctcacgTAGGTTGGTTGCTACTCAGGAAACATCCGGATGTTAAACAGAAGGGTAAAGGAATCGACATGAGCGATCTTAAAAGTGATCCCATTATCGCCTTTCAGAAGAA ATACTACTTCATTCTGATGCCTTTGATGTGCTTCTTTCTGCCAAGTATAATACCTATGTACTGCTGGAATGAAACTTTCCTCAACTCTTATTTCATTCCCGTAGTATTTCGTTACGTCTTCACCTTAAATACGACGTGGCTAGTGAATTCCGCCGCTCATCTTTTTGGCAATAAACCTTACGACAA ATACATCAATCCTTCCGAAAATAAAGGAGTAGCAATGATGGCATTGGGCGAAGGCTGGCATAATTATCATCACGTATTTCCATGGGATTACAAAACTAGCGAATTGGGTAATTACAGGTATAATATCACAACGGCGTTCATCGACTTTTTTGCGAAAATAGGTTGGGCTTATGATCTAAAAAGTGTCTCGAAAGATATGGTAAAATCGCGAGTACTCAAAAGCGGTGATGGTACTCATGATGTTTGGGGTTGGGGCGACAAGGATCAAACacaagaagagaaacaacATGCCATAGTCACGTATAGTTCGACGAAAGATCAATAa
- the LOC124952321 gene encoding acyl-CoA Delta-9 desaturase-like isoform X1, with protein MIVVEILIRINSNMAPNIISSPIGILFKGEKIDDQSVEINKEKEIYKRTIIWRNVAIFSVLHIGAVYGAYLALTSAKLLTTLFSILLSMWSGIGITAGAHRLWAHRSYKAKWQLRLILIIFNTIAFQDAAIDWARDHRVHHKYSETDADPHNAKRGFFFSHVGWLLLRKHPDVKQKGKGIDMSDLKSDPIIAFQKKYYFILMPLMCFFLPSIIPMYCWNETFLNSYFIPVVFRYVFTLNTTWLVNSAAHLFGNKPYDKYINPSENKGVAMMALGEGWHNYHHVFPWDYKTSELGNYRYNITTAFIDFFAKIGWAYDLKSVSKDMVKSRVLKSGDGTHDVWGWGDKDQTQEEKQHAIVTYSSTKDQ; from the exons ATGATCGtcgtagaaattttaataag GATAAATTCAAACATGGCACCGAATATTATAAGTAGCCCTATTGGAATTCTATTCaaaggagaaaagatagaTGATCAATCAGTCGAaataaacaaggaaaaagaaatatataaaaggactATAATTTGGAGAAATGTTGCGATATTTAGCGTTTTACATATCGGTGCTGTCTACGGTGCCTATCTTGCACTCACATCTGCTAAATTGTTAACAACGCTTTTCA gTATCTTACTTAGCATGTGGTCGGGTATTGGTATCACAGCAGGAGCTCACAGATTATGGGCGCACAGATCCTACAAAGCAAAGTGGCAACTTcgattaattcttattatattcaacACTATAGCCTTTCAG GATGCGGCTATCGATTGGGCAAGGGACCACAGGGTTCATCATAAATATAGCGAAACTGATGCGGATCCACATAACGCAAAAAGAggattcttcttctctcacgTAGGTTGGTTGCTACTCAGGAAACATCCGGATGTTAAACAGAAGGGTAAAGGAATCGACATGAGCGATCTTAAAAGTGATCCCATTATCGCCTTTCAGAAGAA ATACTACTTCATTCTGATGCCTTTGATGTGCTTCTTTCTGCCAAGTATAATACCTATGTACTGCTGGAATGAAACTTTCCTCAACTCTTATTTCATTCCCGTAGTATTTCGTTACGTCTTCACCTTAAATACGACGTGGCTAGTGAATTCCGCCGCTCATCTTTTTGGCAATAAACCTTACGACAA ATACATCAATCCTTCCGAAAATAAAGGAGTAGCAATGATGGCATTGGGCGAAGGCTGGCATAATTATCATCACGTATTTCCATGGGATTACAAAACTAGCGAATTGGGTAATTACAGGTATAATATCACAACGGCGTTCATCGACTTTTTTGCGAAAATAGGTTGGGCTTATGATCTAAAAAGTGTCTCGAAAGATATGGTAAAATCGCGAGTACTCAAAAGCGGTGATGGTACTCATGATGTTTGGGGTTGGGGCGACAAGGATCAAACacaagaagagaaacaacATGCCATAGTCACGTATAGTTCGACGAAAGATCAATAa
- the LOC124952321 gene encoding acyl-CoA Delta-9 desaturase-like isoform X2 produces MRINSNMAPNIISSPIGILFKGEKIDDQSVEINKEKEIYKRTIIWRNVAIFSVLHIGAVYGAYLALTSAKLLTTLFSILLSMWSGIGITAGAHRLWAHRSYKAKWQLRLILIIFNTIAFQDAAIDWARDHRVHHKYSETDADPHNAKRGFFFSHVGWLLLRKHPDVKQKGKGIDMSDLKSDPIIAFQKKYYFILMPLMCFFLPSIIPMYCWNETFLNSYFIPVVFRYVFTLNTTWLVNSAAHLFGNKPYDKYINPSENKGVAMMALGEGWHNYHHVFPWDYKTSELGNYRYNITTAFIDFFAKIGWAYDLKSVSKDMVKSRVLKSGDGTHDVWGWGDKDQTQEEKQHAIVTYSSTKDQ; encoded by the exons ATGAG GATAAATTCAAACATGGCACCGAATATTATAAGTAGCCCTATTGGAATTCTATTCaaaggagaaaagatagaTGATCAATCAGTCGAaataaacaaggaaaaagaaatatataaaaggactATAATTTGGAGAAATGTTGCGATATTTAGCGTTTTACATATCGGTGCTGTCTACGGTGCCTATCTTGCACTCACATCTGCTAAATTGTTAACAACGCTTTTCA gTATCTTACTTAGCATGTGGTCGGGTATTGGTATCACAGCAGGAGCTCACAGATTATGGGCGCACAGATCCTACAAAGCAAAGTGGCAACTTcgattaattcttattatattcaacACTATAGCCTTTCAG GATGCGGCTATCGATTGGGCAAGGGACCACAGGGTTCATCATAAATATAGCGAAACTGATGCGGATCCACATAACGCAAAAAGAggattcttcttctctcacgTAGGTTGGTTGCTACTCAGGAAACATCCGGATGTTAAACAGAAGGGTAAAGGAATCGACATGAGCGATCTTAAAAGTGATCCCATTATCGCCTTTCAGAAGAA ATACTACTTCATTCTGATGCCTTTGATGTGCTTCTTTCTGCCAAGTATAATACCTATGTACTGCTGGAATGAAACTTTCCTCAACTCTTATTTCATTCCCGTAGTATTTCGTTACGTCTTCACCTTAAATACGACGTGGCTAGTGAATTCCGCCGCTCATCTTTTTGGCAATAAACCTTACGACAA ATACATCAATCCTTCCGAAAATAAAGGAGTAGCAATGATGGCATTGGGCGAAGGCTGGCATAATTATCATCACGTATTTCCATGGGATTACAAAACTAGCGAATTGGGTAATTACAGGTATAATATCACAACGGCGTTCATCGACTTTTTTGCGAAAATAGGTTGGGCTTATGATCTAAAAAGTGTCTCGAAAGATATGGTAAAATCGCGAGTACTCAAAAGCGGTGATGGTACTCATGATGTTTGGGGTTGGGGCGACAAGGATCAAACacaagaagagaaacaacATGCCATAGTCACGTATAGTTCGACGAAAGATCAATAa
- the LOC124952322 gene encoding acyl-CoA Delta-12 desaturase isoform X1, with product MSTNEKKNVSRIQKMNWILVLFYIHLHLFGVYGFWLLLSEAKWMTVLFAIFVISIACFGVTVGAHRYYAHRTFEALIPLRYFFLIAHTVAGVGPLYDWVRYHRIHHKYYDTDKDPYSSNKGFWYSYFISYIMNSNLKEEELKKTIDMRDIENDSSVLIQRSLYWSLVIPVTLVILIFVPMKYWNESAQNSIFIMGFLRLLITSSVSKMVNSAILVWGLKRGDKFPVDDNSIFYITKSYWLNYHYLLPWDWKSSEFGKYDKGCGTVIIKILRNFGLVSLLKTSSTEDIRNIIHKFGSKSITLKEAITELQKRSENEAKRENLRFIH from the exons ATGTcaacaaatgaaaagaaaaatgtttcgagAATACAGAAAATGAATTGGATTTTAGtgctattttatattcatcttcatctttttgGTGTCTATGGATTTTGGTTGTTACTTTCCGAAGCGAAATGGATGACAGTGCTATTtg CCATTTTTGTCATATCGATCGCTTGTTTTGGAGTAACCGTAGGCGCTCATAGATATTATGCACATAGAACATTCGAAGCATTAATACCTCttagatattttttccttatagcTCATACTGTTGCTGGTGTT gGTCCTTTGTATGACTGGGTTCGTTATCATAGGAtacatcataaatattatgatactGATAAAGATCCGTATTCTAGTAATAAAGGATTTTGGTACAGTTATTTTATCAGCTATATTATGAATTCAAATTTGAAGGAAGaggaattgaaaaaaacaatagacATGCGAGACATCGAAAATGATTCTTCCGTTTTGATTCAGAGATC attATATTGGAGTTTGGTCATACCGGTAACATTAgtaattcttattttcgtGCCTATGAAATATTGGAATGAAAGCGCCCAGAactctatctttattatgggATTTTTACGATTGCTTATAACTTCTAGCGTATCTAAGATGGTGAACAGCGCCATCTTGGTATGGGGTCTTAAACGAGGAGACAA ATTTCCAGTCGATGATAATTCGATCTTTTACATTACCAAATCTTATTGgctaaattatcattatcttcttCCTTGGGATTGGAAAAGTTCGGAATTTGGCAAATACGATAAAGGATGCGGtactgtaataattaaaattttgcgTAATTTTGGTTTGGTGAGTCTACTTAAAACCTCGTCGACGGAAGATATTAGAAACATTATTCACAAATTTGGGAGTAAAAGCATTACATTGAAAGAGGCGATAACTGAATTACAAAAGCGAAGCGAAAACGAAGCTAAACGAGAAAACCTacgttttattcattaa
- the LOC124952320 gene encoding acyl-CoA Delta-9 desaturase codes for MCPDKERVLTMRCAVNEKAAYEEVDPSSMKKMEESRIKEVKIDRTSLSEDSSLSDRIQYVPKIKWLDLSAQIFIHGGCLYGFYLMFTQAKFVTSLWAFIVIYTSGFGITAGAHRLWSHRAYKAKWPLRLILVFLFTITGQKHVYAWALDHRVHHKYSETDADPHNAKRGFFFAHVGWLFTTPHPDVVAKRKVVDMSDLEADPIVMWQKRFYIPLFALLTIGLPVAVPYYLWSETFWTSFWVSFNFRFCVTLNIAFFVNSVAHMWGQKPYDKNISPVENIAVSIAALGEGWHNYHHVFPWDYKTGELGDYSFNITTGFIDAFARIGWAYDRKYVSPEMIRRRANKSGDGSHVWGYGDVDIPKEDLQELETMDKKFL; via the exons ATGTGCCCTGATAAGGAAAGAGTACTAACTATGAGGTGTGCCGTCAATGAAAAAGCTGCTTATGAAGAAGTTGATCCttcttcgatgaaaaaaatggaGGAGTCGAGGATTAAAGAAGTCAAGATAGATCGAACGTCTCTATCAGAGGATTCTTCTTTGAGTGACCGGATTCAGTACGTTCCAAAAATCAAGTGGTTGGATCTTTCTGCGCAAATATTCATCCATGGAGGTTGTCTTTATGGATTCTACCTCATGTTCACACAGGCGAAATTTGTGACGTCTTTGTGGG CTTTCATAGTGATATACACTTCCGGTTTTGGCATAACAGCGGGAGCTCACAGATTATGGTCTCACAGGGCGTACAAAGCGAAATGGCCATTGCGATTAATTCTAGTCTTCCTTTTCACGATAACTGGtcaa aaACACGTTTACGCATGGGCATTGGACCATAGGGTGCACCACAAATACAGCGAGACCGATGCCGATCCACATAATGCAAAAAGAGGTTTTTTCTTCGCTCATGTAGGATGGCTTTTTACAACACCTCACCCAGACGTTGTGGCTAAACGCAAAGTCGTTGATATGAGTGATCTTGAGGCCGATCCGATAGTGATGTGGCAAAAGAG attttatatacctCTATTTGCTCTTTTGACCATTGGATTACCGGTCGCGGTACCTTATTACCTTTGGTCTGAAACATTCTGGACATCTTTCTGGGTTAGTTTTAATTTCCGATTTTGCGTAACGCTCAATATAGCTTTCTTCGTTAATAGTGTCGCACACATGTGGGGTCAGAAACCTTACGATAA gAATATCTCACCAGTCGAGAATATAGCGGTTTCCATAGCAGCGCTTGGAGAAGGCTGGCACAATTACCATCATGTTTTTCCATGGGATTACAAGACCGGAGAACTCGGTGATTATTCTTTCAATATAACGACTGGATTCATCGATGCTTTCGCTCGTATTGGTTGGGCTTATGATCGGAAATATGTCTCGCCAGAAATGATACGGCGAAGGGCAAATAAATCTGGTGATGGTAGTCATGTTTGGGGTTATGGAGATGTGGACATCCCTAAAGAAGATCTTCAAGAATTAGAAACGatggataaaaaatttttataa